In a genomic window of Salegentibacter salegens:
- a CDS encoding SusC/RagA family TonB-linked outer membrane protein: protein MGKKLLFLLGLMFFSFNQNLIAQEQTVTGTVTDSENGIPLPGVTVLEKGTRNGTSTDFDGNYSLDVPGDATLVFSMVGFMTQELPVDGQNLINLELSPDTEALDEVVVTSLGLTREKKSLGYSVTELDSEEVNTVKDYNVASSLVGKVAGLVVNQASGVGSGSRITIRGNNTLTGNNQALVVVDGIPIDASGNESGGSIYNSTVTGGGITDINPSDIESISVLKGPNAAALYGSRAASGVVLITTKKGTRGSGLGISLNSNISVEETMFLPDFQNEYGQGTNGAVYSDLDNFGSNSWGPRLDGSQQLYYTGEERAYNAQPDNVENFFENGIKSINTIAMDQGGENHSVRFSYTNNQTTSVIPNSELHSHNLNLRGVIDLSDKLTLDSKATYFTQELENRVNVGTEGVLAYVYSMPRNVAIDDLKRYKPSLWSNPDMFSDEYGAISYAGQNKSIGNPYWMLNQDTNDERRDRFLGFSKLNYEFNDWLSAFIRIGGDVTNVRSEYIQDYGHHFFYDGRLNFSNRKNVEINSDFLITANKDLTETLNLVANVGGSLSKRTFEGMSVSGNQFRLPSRAFLNNTNVQTSTHTPLGVKKINSLYGSFSFSYDDFMYLDLTARNDWSSTLSEDNRSFFYPSVSYSLLVNRFIDPDKNFLDMLKLRASWAEVGNDTDVYQLYQTFSVPQQGYLGRTVLEGPSVKLNPDLRPESVKSTEFGVEFNMFKNRFYGDFSIYEIITNDMIFNVPVPFATGFSFFKENVGEVKNNGFEIMLGGVPIRNENFRWDISANMSRNKNELVELIDGLDYTVLNSLGDLSIRAEVGGGIGDIYGTTWKTDENGERLVNAEGFPIASNEREKLGNAQPDFIGGLTNNFTYKNWNLRFLVDGRFGGEIYSATSSYLDAAGVSERSLEFRDAGITLDAINEGTGGQNDIQITGQQYWSNYSDITSNYVYDQTNVRLREFALTYSLPGASIENIGLTSASVGLIGRNLFFIYKAADDIDPDASIGTGLSGQGISLNNAPTIRSLGLNINIKF from the coding sequence ATGGGTAAAAAATTATTATTCCTGCTTGGATTAATGTTTTTTTCATTTAATCAAAACTTAATTGCGCAGGAACAAACAGTAACTGGAACAGTAACAGATTCTGAAAATGGAATACCTTTACCGGGAGTTACTGTACTAGAGAAAGGAACCAGGAATGGAACCTCTACAGATTTTGACGGAAATTATTCATTGGATGTACCAGGGGATGCTACTTTAGTTTTTTCTATGGTAGGTTTTATGACACAGGAGCTTCCGGTAGACGGACAAAATTTAATTAACTTAGAATTGTCTCCTGATACCGAGGCATTAGATGAAGTTGTGGTGACTTCTCTTGGACTAACCAGGGAGAAAAAATCTTTAGGTTACTCTGTAACCGAGTTAGACTCTGAAGAGGTGAATACCGTAAAAGATTACAATGTTGCCAGTTCACTTGTAGGAAAGGTTGCAGGTTTAGTGGTTAACCAGGCCAGCGGAGTAGGTTCTGGATCACGTATTACCATAAGGGGTAATAATACGTTAACTGGGAATAACCAGGCACTGGTAGTAGTAGATGGGATTCCTATTGACGCTTCAGGAAATGAATCTGGGGGAAGTATTTATAATAGTACCGTGACAGGTGGAGGAATTACCGATATTAATCCTTCAGATATTGAATCTATTTCGGTGCTAAAAGGTCCTAACGCTGCGGCGCTTTACGGCTCGAGAGCAGCGAGTGGTGTGGTCTTAATTACTACCAAAAAAGGAACAAGAGGTTCCGGTTTAGGTATTTCCCTGAATTCGAATATTTCAGTAGAAGAAACTATGTTCCTTCCAGATTTTCAGAATGAATATGGACAGGGTACCAATGGGGCTGTTTATTCAGATTTAGATAATTTCGGATCTAATTCATGGGGCCCTCGATTAGATGGTTCTCAACAATTATACTACACGGGCGAAGAACGAGCTTATAATGCACAGCCTGATAACGTTGAGAATTTCTTTGAAAATGGAATTAAGAGCATTAATACTATTGCAATGGACCAGGGTGGTGAAAACCATAGTGTAAGATTTTCATATACCAATAACCAGACAACTTCGGTTATTCCAAATTCTGAACTTCATAGTCATAACCTGAACTTAAGGGGGGTAATTGATCTTTCTGATAAACTAACCTTAGACAGTAAAGCTACTTATTTCACTCAAGAACTTGAAAACAGGGTGAATGTGGGTACCGAAGGTGTCTTAGCCTATGTATATAGTATGCCAAGAAATGTGGCTATAGATGACTTGAAAAGGTACAAGCCTTCTTTATGGAGTAATCCTGATATGTTTTCAGACGAATATGGGGCAATAAGTTATGCTGGGCAAAACAAAAGTATTGGTAACCCATACTGGATGTTAAATCAGGATACTAACGATGAGCGCAGGGATCGTTTTCTAGGTTTCTCTAAGCTAAATTATGAGTTTAATGATTGGCTTTCAGCATTTATTAGAATTGGTGGAGATGTTACCAATGTAAGGTCGGAATATATTCAGGATTATGGACACCACTTCTTCTATGATGGACGTTTAAATTTTTCTAACCGTAAGAATGTGGAAATTAATAGTGACTTCTTAATAACGGCAAATAAAGACCTTACTGAAACATTAAATCTAGTTGCCAACGTTGGTGGTAGTTTATCTAAACGTACTTTCGAGGGAATGAGTGTTAGTGGTAACCAATTTAGATTGCCTTCGCGTGCATTTTTAAATAATACCAACGTACAAACCAGTACACATACTCCATTGGGGGTTAAGAAAATAAATTCATTATATGGGTCTTTTAGTTTCTCTTATGATGATTTTATGTATTTAGACTTGACAGCCAGAAACGACTGGTCATCTACTCTTAGTGAAGATAACCGTTCTTTCTTTTACCCTTCGGTAAGTTATTCACTGTTGGTGAACCGTTTTATAGATCCGGATAAAAATTTTCTGGATATGCTTAAATTAAGAGCCAGTTGGGCAGAAGTGGGTAATGATACAGATGTGTATCAACTATACCAAACATTTAGTGTGCCTCAACAAGGTTATTTAGGTAGAACGGTTTTAGAAGGACCAAGTGTGAAACTAAATCCTGATCTAAGACCAGAGAGTGTAAAATCTACTGAATTTGGTGTGGAATTTAATATGTTTAAAAATCGTTTCTATGGAGATTTCTCAATTTATGAGATTATAACTAACGATATGATTTTTAATGTTCCCGTGCCTTTTGCGACAGGTTTTAGTTTCTTTAAGGAAAATGTTGGAGAAGTAAAAAACAACGGATTTGAAATTATGCTGGGAGGAGTGCCTATTCGAAATGAAAACTTTAGATGGGACATTTCAGCAAATATGTCAAGAAATAAAAATGAATTGGTAGAGCTAATTGATGGTTTAGATTATACCGTGCTAAATTCCTTAGGCGACTTGTCTATTAGGGCAGAAGTTGGTGGCGGAATTGGTGATATTTATGGAACCACCTGGAAAACTGACGAAAACGGTGAAAGGTTAGTAAATGCTGAAGGTTTTCCCATAGCGTCTAATGAAAGAGAAAAACTGGGGAATGCCCAGCCAGATTTTATTGGAGGTTTAACCAATAACTTTACTTATAAAAACTGGAATTTGAGATTTCTCGTAGACGGTAGATTTGGAGGCGAAATTTATTCTGCTACATCCTCATATCTTGATGCAGCAGGTGTTTCTGAAAGAAGTTTAGAATTTAGAGATGCTGGCATAACCTTAGACGCCATTAATGAAGGAACAGGGGGGCAAAACGATATTCAAATCACTGGGCAGCAGTACTGGAGCAATTATTCGGATATAACATCAAACTATGTTTACGATCAAACCAATGTGAGATTAAGGGAATTTGCCTTAACTTATAGTTTGCCAGGAGCATCTATAGAGAATATAGGCTTAACTTCAGCATCAGTTGGTTTAATTGGTAGAAATTTATTCTTTATCTACAAAGCAGCTGATGATATTGATCCCGATGCTTCAATTGGGACAGGACTTTCTGGACAGGGTATTTCCCTTAACAATGCACCAACTATACGTAGTCTTGGTTTAAATATTAATATTAAATTTTAA
- a CDS encoding NAD(P)/FAD-dependent oxidoreductase has translation MEHIVIIGNGISGITCARHIRKNSDAKITVISAESDYFFSRTALMYVYMGHMKWNHLKPYEDWFWEKNRIELKKAWVDKIDFERKTLHFSSEETMNYDKLVLATGSVYNKFNWEGQDLKGVQGLVSKQDLELLEENTQNCKKAVIIGGGLIGVELAEMLKTRNIDVTFLIREEAFWHNMLPLQDAKLISEHIKSHGVDLRHQTELDKIIDDENGRVKSIITNSGEEIECQVVGLCTGVRPNIDFLKDSELETDKGILIDEYLQTNIKDIYAIGDCAQLKQPQSHRKPIEAVWYAGRMMGETLAQTLTGNAMKYKPGNWFNSAKFFDIEYQTYGNVSTKPGDNEKHFHWQHKDNTKAITIAFDANSNKFLGINTFGIRMRHPVFDQWLTENRKIDHVLANLKQANFDPEFYTRYEKDIFKRFKENLQKA, from the coding sequence ATGGAACACATCGTCATTATAGGAAATGGGATTTCAGGAATTACCTGCGCACGGCACATTAGGAAGAATTCTGATGCGAAAATTACCGTGATTTCTGCGGAAAGCGATTATTTCTTTTCCCGTACCGCCCTAATGTATGTGTATATGGGCCATATGAAATGGAATCACCTTAAACCTTATGAAGACTGGTTTTGGGAGAAAAACCGTATTGAACTAAAGAAAGCCTGGGTTGATAAAATAGATTTTGAAAGAAAAACCTTGCATTTTTCTTCGGAAGAAACAATGAATTACGATAAACTGGTTTTGGCAACGGGTTCGGTTTATAATAAATTCAATTGGGAAGGTCAGGATTTAAAGGGCGTACAGGGATTGGTTTCTAAACAGGATTTGGAACTCCTGGAAGAAAACACTCAAAACTGTAAAAAAGCCGTAATTATTGGCGGCGGATTGATTGGGGTGGAACTCGCCGAAATGCTCAAAACGCGAAATATTGATGTCACTTTTCTGATTCGGGAAGAAGCTTTTTGGCACAATATGTTGCCCCTGCAGGACGCAAAACTAATTTCGGAACACATCAAATCTCACGGCGTAGACCTTCGGCACCAAACCGAACTCGATAAAATTATTGACGATGAGAACGGAAGAGTTAAATCTATAATCACAAATTCCGGAGAAGAAATTGAATGCCAGGTGGTGGGCCTTTGCACCGGAGTTAGACCAAATATAGATTTTCTTAAAGATTCTGAATTAGAAACCGATAAAGGAATTTTGATTGATGAATATTTACAAACCAACATTAAAGATATTTACGCGATTGGGGACTGTGCACAATTAAAGCAGCCCCAATCCCATCGCAAACCTATTGAAGCTGTTTGGTATGCAGGCCGAATGATGGGCGAAACACTCGCACAAACCTTAACCGGCAATGCGATGAAATACAAACCCGGAAACTGGTTTAATTCGGCTAAATTCTTTGATATTGAATACCAAACTTATGGGAATGTTTCAACAAAACCGGGCGATAATGAAAAGCACTTTCATTGGCAGCATAAAGATAATACCAAAGCTATTACTATCGCTTTTGATGCGAATTCAAATAAATTCCTGGGAATAAATACCTTCGGAATTAGAATGCGCCACCCTGTTTTTGATCAATGGCTAACCGAAAACCGAAAAATAGATCACGTATTGGCCAACCTAAAACAAGCCAATTTTGATCCCGAATTTTATACTCGTTACGAGAAAGATATTTTTAAAAGATTTAAAGAGAATTTACAGAAAGCATGA
- a CDS encoding helix-turn-helix domain-containing protein — MRINVKTLPVDEIIQDISESLNAPIQNGSGEYTIELPKDIGEGFIRGISFDSGMGFISYNCKFYEDVEIHFALNTVHPLKFIFCSAGSTGHSFQDTEKVNEIKAYQNIIVSSSGYNGHVLYFKANQATHVSSLEIIRSVFAHRRNYDFQDLEPTLKELFQDAVAERQFFYQGNYSIKAADIMNEINTKEFSGFLRSLYLEAKTFQMLVIQIAQYEDDEDGDKLPQILRQSDIEKVDYVVKRIQGDLGSNLTVEALAKEAGTNVNKLQEGFKYVYELTVNKYMQHKKLEAAKDMLMTSEKNISEIVTAIGLNNRSYFSKIFKEKYGVNPKYFLKTRKKEVD; from the coding sequence ATGAGGATAAATGTAAAAACCTTACCAGTAGATGAAATTATTCAGGATATTTCTGAAAGCCTTAATGCGCCAATTCAAAATGGAAGTGGAGAATATACCATAGAACTGCCAAAAGATATTGGGGAAGGCTTTATTAGGGGAATCAGTTTTGATTCTGGAATGGGATTTATAAGCTACAACTGTAAGTTTTATGAAGATGTAGAAATTCATTTTGCCCTCAATACAGTACATCCTTTAAAATTCATATTTTGTTCAGCCGGATCTACAGGACATTCTTTCCAGGATACTGAAAAAGTAAATGAAATAAAAGCGTATCAAAATATCATTGTATCCAGTAGCGGATACAACGGGCACGTACTTTATTTTAAAGCTAACCAAGCTACCCATGTTTCCAGCCTGGAAATTATTAGATCGGTTTTTGCTCATAGACGTAATTACGATTTTCAAGATCTTGAACCAACATTGAAGGAGTTATTTCAGGATGCGGTGGCAGAGAGACAGTTTTTCTACCAGGGAAATTATAGTATAAAAGCTGCCGATATTATGAACGAGATTAATACCAAGGAATTTAGTGGTTTCTTGCGTTCTCTCTATCTGGAAGCTAAAACTTTTCAAATGCTTGTTATTCAAATCGCCCAATATGAAGATGATGAGGATGGTGATAAACTTCCGCAAATACTAAGGCAATCTGATATTGAGAAAGTAGATTACGTGGTAAAACGCATTCAGGGAGATTTAGGAAGTAATCTAACGGTAGAGGCTCTTGCCAAAGAGGCCGGAACTAATGTGAATAAACTGCAAGAAGGCTTTAAATATGTTTACGAGCTTACGGTGAATAAATATATGCAACATAAAAAGCTGGAAGCTGCCAAAGATATGCTAATGACTTCAGAAAAGAATATTTCTGAAATTGTTACAGCCATTGGTCTCAATAATAGAAGTTATTTTTCGAAGATTTTTAAAGAAAAGTATGGAGTAAATCCTAAATACTTTTTGAAGACAAGGAAGAAAGAGGTTGATTAA
- the arsS gene encoding arsenosugar biosynthesis radical SAM (seleno)protein ArsS (Some members of this family are selenoproteins.), which produces MALLKSLSARKNDLSKPENQLAFLSNGIFREGKLPLFKDKIAETGNFPLKPKKLEILQLNLGYMCNQVCSHCHVDAGPDRKEIMTKETMQQCLEVIKITKAHTLDLTGGAPEMNPNFRWFVEEASKAGIKDFIVRSNLTIILANKKYHDLPEFFKKYNVHVASSLPFYKREKTDKQRGSGVFDKSIKVLQMLNEVGYAQEGSGLKLDLVYNPAGAFLPTNQQALEKDFKKALKEDFNIDFDNLFAITNLPISRFLEFLIASENYEDYMYALVEAYNPTAVESVMCTNTISVSWDGWLYDCDFNQMLELKVNSKVQHISDYNEDLLNNREIRISQHCYGCTAGAGSSCQGTVA; this is translated from the coding sequence ATGGCTTTATTAAAATCTTTATCGGCTAGAAAAAACGATCTTTCAAAACCCGAAAACCAACTTGCATTTTTAAGTAATGGCATTTTTCGAGAGGGAAAACTGCCGCTTTTTAAAGATAAAATTGCCGAAACCGGTAACTTTCCTTTAAAACCTAAAAAACTGGAGATCCTTCAGCTTAATTTAGGATATATGTGCAACCAGGTTTGCTCTCACTGCCATGTAGATGCCGGGCCAGATCGAAAAGAGATTATGACTAAAGAGACCATGCAACAATGCCTGGAGGTAATAAAAATTACGAAAGCTCATACTTTAGACCTCACCGGGGGCGCACCAGAGATGAACCCTAATTTTCGCTGGTTTGTAGAGGAAGCTTCAAAAGCAGGAATCAAGGATTTTATTGTTCGCTCCAATCTCACCATAATTCTGGCGAATAAAAAATACCACGACTTACCAGAATTCTTTAAAAAATATAATGTACACGTGGCTTCTTCGCTTCCTTTTTATAAAAGGGAGAAAACGGATAAGCAGCGCGGCAGCGGCGTTTTTGATAAATCTATTAAAGTTTTACAAATGCTCAACGAAGTAGGTTATGCGCAAGAGGGCAGCGGACTTAAATTAGACCTGGTTTATAACCCTGCCGGGGCATTTTTACCTACAAACCAGCAAGCCCTGGAGAAAGATTTTAAAAAAGCGCTTAAAGAAGATTTCAATATAGATTTTGACAATCTTTTTGCCATTACTAACCTACCTATAAGCAGGTTTCTAGAATTTTTAATCGCTTCAGAGAATTATGAAGATTATATGTATGCACTTGTAGAGGCTTACAATCCCACCGCGGTAGAGAGCGTGATGTGTACAAACACCATTTCAGTAAGTTGGGATGGCTGGTTATACGACTGCGATTTTAATCAAATGTTAGAATTAAAAGTAAACAGTAAAGTGCAGCATATTAGCGATTACAACGAAGATTTGCTCAATAACCGGGAAATACGAATTTCACAACATTGTTACGGCTGTACTGCAGGCGCAGGAAGTAGTTGCCAGGGAACAGTCGCATAA
- a CDS encoding glycosyltransferase family 2 protein, which translates to MPQKKQDPQGKQTKYESENNSINEAKSQEIKPSGGIKVIIPAYNEEESIAKVIAEIPEIVQEIIVVSNNSTDATEENAENAGATVLQEHRKGYGYACLKGMDYISKQTFDQLRTKPNIIVFLDGDYSDFPAELTKIIAPIIEKDKDLVIGSRVKKWREKGSMTFPQIFGNWLATSLMKLFFNARYTDLGPFRAIKYHKLLELEMQDKTYGWTVEMQLKALKKGFSYTEVPVHYKNRIGTSKVSGTVKGAIFAGIKILGWIFKYSFK; encoded by the coding sequence ATGCCGCAAAAAAAACAAGACCCTCAAGGCAAGCAAACGAAGTATGAGTCAGAAAATAATTCTATTAATGAAGCAAAGTCGCAAGAAATAAAGCCATCTGGAGGGATTAAAGTAATTATTCCGGCTTATAACGAAGAAGAATCTATTGCTAAAGTCATTGCTGAAATTCCTGAAATTGTTCAGGAAATAATTGTTGTAAGCAACAATTCTACCGATGCCACTGAAGAAAATGCCGAAAATGCCGGTGCCACAGTACTTCAGGAACATCGAAAAGGTTATGGTTACGCCTGTTTAAAGGGGATGGATTATATTTCAAAACAGACCTTCGACCAGCTCAGGACTAAACCCAACATTATTGTTTTCCTGGACGGCGATTACAGCGATTTTCCTGCTGAATTAACTAAAATTATCGCACCAATTATCGAAAAAGATAAAGATTTGGTGATTGGATCACGAGTGAAAAAATGGCGGGAAAAGGGATCGATGACTTTTCCGCAGATATTTGGAAACTGGCTGGCAACCTCACTGATGAAGTTATTTTTTAACGCCCGGTATACAGATCTTGGTCCGTTTAGAGCGATTAAATATCATAAATTACTGGAACTGGAAATGCAGGACAAAACCTACGGCTGGACGGTAGAAATGCAACTAAAAGCCCTGAAAAAAGGATTTTCCTATACCGAAGTTCCCGTACATTACAAAAACAGGATTGGTACTTCAAAAGTTTCGGGCACGGTGAAAGGTGCTATCTTTGCAGGAATCAAAATTCTGGGATGGATTTTTAAATATAGTTTTAAATAA
- a CDS encoding 4Fe-4S binding protein, whose product MSKIEHNMSLTAEAPSKLSTTQRMASGIGLVGLFILVLAVANVNFPNKVLFLSLSLGLIAVGTVIFANDLYLGKHEGIKNDGVWFKSLTGRGFWAWILGISLTLFYVVLYWFPQYLGLNSDGANTGIIALFDPLSRLISGNPASQWFVYGTLYTLAILIFGYKFILKYRNNRYEVIRTFSVMFFQLGFAFLLPEILIRLNQPYYNPANIWPLNYDLFTDYKINEFLSAGNIGVIMLAFGLISIFVITPILTYKYGKRWYCSWVCGCGGLAETAGDPYRHLSNKSQYAWKIERWVIHSVLVFVTVMTIAVLYSFLAENPEEFWLSRDMFLWGSAGFLTLLFAIIIIFKRKELAKDAKYGAIGYLVIILAIIGINYISGNGNIFFFAGYQLREWYGFLIGAVFSGVIGVGFYPIFGSRVWCRYGCPMAAILGMQQRLFSRFRITTNGGQCISCGNCSTYCEMGIDVRAYAQKGENIVRSSCVGCGICSAVCPRGVLKLENDDLEGRINSEEVLLGNDVDLMNLVNQKSK is encoded by the coding sequence ATGAGCAAAATAGAACATAATATGTCTCTTACTGCAGAGGCACCGTCAAAACTTTCTACAACACAAAGAATGGCTAGCGGTATTGGTTTGGTTGGGTTATTTATTTTAGTACTCGCCGTGGCCAATGTAAATTTTCCGAATAAAGTATTATTCTTAAGTCTGTCTTTGGGCCTTATCGCTGTGGGAACGGTGATTTTCGCGAACGACCTGTATTTAGGTAAACACGAAGGAATAAAAAATGATGGCGTTTGGTTTAAATCACTAACCGGCCGCGGATTTTGGGCCTGGATTCTGGGAATTAGCCTTACGCTTTTCTACGTGGTTTTGTACTGGTTTCCACAATACTTAGGATTGAATTCCGATGGCGCCAATACGGGAATTATTGCTTTGTTTGATCCTTTAAGTAGACTTATTAGCGGGAATCCCGCCAGCCAGTGGTTTGTTTACGGTACGCTTTACACGCTTGCCATTCTTATCTTCGGCTATAAATTTATTCTGAAATATCGCAATAATCGCTACGAGGTAATTCGCACCTTTTCGGTGATGTTTTTTCAATTGGGATTTGCGTTTTTACTTCCTGAAATTCTAATTCGGTTGAATCAGCCTTATTATAATCCGGCGAATATCTGGCCACTTAACTACGATTTGTTTACCGATTATAAGATCAACGAATTCCTTTCTGCAGGAAATATTGGTGTAATTATGCTGGCTTTTGGTTTAATTTCCATTTTTGTAATTACCCCAATTTTAACTTATAAATATGGTAAACGCTGGTATTGCAGCTGGGTTTGCGGCTGCGGCGGACTCGCGGAAACCGCCGGCGATCCTTACCGCCATCTTTCTAACAAATCGCAGTATGCCTGGAAGATTGAGCGTTGGGTAATTCATAGCGTTCTGGTTTTTGTTACGGTAATGACCATCGCGGTTTTATATTCATTTTTAGCCGAAAATCCAGAAGAATTCTGGCTTAGCAGAGATATGTTCCTGTGGGGTTCCGCCGGTTTCCTCACCCTGCTTTTTGCGATAATTATAATTTTTAAGCGAAAAGAATTGGCAAAAGATGCTAAATATGGTGCTATTGGATACCTCGTTATTATTTTGGCTATTATCGGTATTAATTATATTAGCGGTAACGGGAATATTTTCTTCTTTGCCGGCTATCAACTTCGCGAATGGTATGGTTTCTTGATTGGAGCTGTATTTTCCGGAGTAATCGGGGTCGGTTTTTATCCTATTTTTGGTAGTAGGGTTTGGTGTCGCTATGGTTGCCCAATGGCCGCGATTTTAGGAATGCAGCAACGCCTTTTTTCAAGGTTTAGAATTACTACAAACGGTGGCCAATGTATTTCCTGCGGAAATTGCTCTACCTATTGCGAAATGGGAATCGATGTTCGCGCGTATGCTCAAAAGGGAGAAAATATAGTGCGTTCCAGTTGTGTTGGCTGCGGAATTTGCTCGGCAGTTTGCCCAAGAGGCGTTTTAAAACTTGAAAATGACGATTTAGAGGGAAGAATAAATTCTGAAGAAGTTTTACTGGGAAATGATGTAGATCTAATGAATTTGGTAAACCAGAAATCGAAGTAA
- a CDS encoding purine-nucleoside phosphorylase, with translation MIKDIQETTKYLKEKGFENPEIGIILGTGLGQLLDEIKIEIEVSYNHIPHFPTATVEFHKGKLIFGELAGKKVMVMQGRFHMYEGYTMQDVTFPVRIMHQLGIKKLLVSNASGSVNLKFKKGELMLIDDHINLLGDSPLAFKGVSQMGERFVDMSAPYDAEMNSLFEKTAKKQNIKLHKGVYAALLGPQLETRAEYRMLQVLGADAVGMSTVPEIIVANHLKLPVSAISVITDEGDPDNLKPVNIDEIIAMAEKAEPNMITLFKEVIKTV, from the coding sequence ATGATTAAAGATATACAGGAAACCACCAAATACCTGAAAGAAAAAGGATTTGAAAATCCTGAAATAGGGATTATCCTCGGTACGGGATTGGGTCAGCTTTTAGACGAAATAAAGATAGAAATCGAGGTTAGCTACAATCATATTCCCCATTTCCCAACCGCAACGGTAGAATTTCACAAAGGAAAATTAATTTTTGGGGAATTAGCTGGAAAAAAAGTAATGGTAATGCAGGGGCGTTTCCATATGTACGAAGGCTATACTATGCAAGATGTAACTTTTCCTGTGCGTATTATGCATCAACTTGGCATTAAAAAACTACTTGTTTCCAATGCTTCCGGTTCGGTTAATTTAAAGTTCAAAAAAGGTGAACTTATGCTAATTGACGATCATATTAATTTGCTGGGAGATTCGCCTTTAGCTTTTAAAGGAGTTTCACAAATGGGCGAACGTTTTGTAGATATGAGCGCACCTTACGATGCTGAAATGAATAGTTTATTCGAAAAAACCGCTAAAAAACAAAACATTAAACTTCATAAAGGAGTCTACGCGGCACTTTTAGGCCCGCAATTAGAAACCCGTGCTGAATATAGAATGTTGCAGGTTTTGGGAGCAGATGCTGTAGGAATGAGTACAGTTCCTGAAATAATAGTTGCCAATCACTTGAAATTACCGGTTTCGGCTATTTCTGTAATCACCGATGAAGGCGATCCCGACAACCTGAAACCGGTAAATATTGACGAAATTATCGCGATGGCCGAAAAAGCAGAACCAAATATGATTACACTTTTTAAAGAAGTTATAAAAACTGTTTAA
- a CDS encoding arsenosugar biosynthesis-associated peroxidase-like protein: MSKTYYNPDDLRKFGEITEWSEELGNKFFDYYGKVFEEGALSAREKSLIALAVSHVVKCPYCIDAYTKDGLQRGITKEEMMEAVHAGAAIESGATLVHGVQMMNKYDKLSM, from the coding sequence ATGTCTAAGACTTACTATAACCCAGATGACTTGAGAAAATTCGGTGAAATAACTGAATGGAGTGAAGAATTAGGAAATAAATTTTTTGATTACTACGGAAAAGTTTTTGAAGAAGGTGCGCTTTCTGCCCGCGAAAAATCGCTTATAGCCCTTGCCGTTTCCCACGTTGTAAAATGTCCATATTGTATAGACGCTTATACCAAAGACGGCCTACAAAGAGGAATTACCAAAGAAGAAATGATGGAAGCCGTACATGCCGGCGCAGCTATAGAAAGTGGAGCCACCCTGGTTCACGGCGTACAAATGATGAATAAATATGATAAATTAAGTATGTAA
- a CDS encoding TIGR04282 family arsenosugar biosynthesis glycosyltransferase — MSLKAADSLLIIFTRNPELGKVKTRLAKDVGDITAFKIYNFLLEHTVSVTRNLAVSKEVYYSEIIAQNDIWKPEIYSKNLQQGKGLGERMKNAFEKGFKNGYKNIIIIGSDLYDLKQEDLEKAFQLLQEKDAVIGPATDGGYYLLGMNQLFPEVFQNKDWGTSSVLEDTLKDLKEKNIGLLEARNDVDYYSDIKDHEDFQQFFNKKI; from the coding sequence TTGAGCCTAAAAGCTGCTGATAGTTTATTAATTATCTTTACCAGGAATCCAGAACTGGGAAAAGTAAAAACCCGACTTGCCAAAGATGTTGGGGATATAACTGCTTTTAAAATTTATAATTTTTTGCTTGAACACACTGTTTCGGTTACTAGAAATCTTGCCGTTAGCAAAGAAGTATATTATTCTGAAATAATTGCTCAAAACGATATTTGGAAACCTGAGATTTATTCTAAAAATCTTCAGCAGGGAAAAGGTTTAGGAGAACGAATGAAGAATGCGTTTGAAAAAGGTTTTAAAAATGGCTATAAAAACATTATTATAATTGGCAGCGATCTTTACGATTTAAAACAAGAAGATCTTGAAAAAGCTTTTCAATTACTTCAGGAAAAGGATGCGGTAATTGGACCGGCTACAGATGGCGGCTATTACTTATTGGGAATGAATCAATTATTCCCTGAAGTTTTTCAGAATAAAGATTGGGGAACCTCATCGGTTTTAGAGGATACTTTAAAAGATTTAAAAGAAAAAAATATCGGTTTGCTTGAAGCACGGAACGATGTAGATTATTATTCAGATATAAAAGATCACGAAGATTTTCAGCAATTTTTCAATAAAAAAATATGA